From Nitratidesulfovibrio vulgaris str. Hildenborough, a single genomic window includes:
- the modA gene encoding molybdate ABC transporter substrate-binding protein, which translates to MSMSSRFAFLRRFTLCKALHRGALVLFLVAALLGIRTGDALAGNITVSAAASLTNAFTELKTLFEKKTGDTVTTNFAASNPLLRQMQEGAPVDVFASADQETMDKAAAGGLVDKATRKDFATNGLVLIVPAASTLKIAAASDLKAAEVRHIAVGNPDSVPAGRYARAALTAAGLWETLTPKLIVAESVRQALDYVARGEVDAGFVYATDAAIARDKVRVAATMTGHKPVSYPIAVATAARDAETAKRFVAFVLSPEGQAVLARYGFGKP; encoded by the coding sequence ATGTCCATGTCATCACGCTTCGCCTTCCTCCGCCGCTTCACACTCTGCAAAGCACTGCACAGAGGTGCCCTTGTGCTCTTCCTTGTGGCCGCGCTTCTGGGCATTCGCACCGGTGATGCGCTTGCCGGGAACATCACGGTCTCGGCGGCGGCAAGCCTCACCAACGCCTTCACCGAACTCAAGACGCTGTTCGAGAAGAAGACCGGCGACACGGTGACGACCAACTTCGCCGCCTCCAACCCGCTACTGCGCCAGATGCAGGAAGGCGCCCCCGTGGACGTGTTCGCCTCCGCCGACCAGGAGACCATGGACAAGGCCGCAGCAGGCGGACTGGTGGACAAGGCCACGCGCAAGGACTTCGCCACCAACGGCCTCGTGCTCATCGTGCCCGCAGCCTCGACGCTCAAGATTGCCGCAGCCTCCGACCTCAAGGCCGCCGAGGTGCGCCATATCGCCGTGGGCAACCCCGACTCCGTGCCGGCCGGGCGCTATGCGAGGGCCGCCCTCACTGCCGCCGGGCTGTGGGAGACCCTCACACCCAAGCTCATCGTGGCTGAAAGCGTCCGTCAGGCACTCGACTATGTGGCCCGAGGAGAGGTGGACGCCGGTTTCGTCTACGCCACCGATGCCGCCATCGCCCGCGACAAGGTTCGCGTCGCCGCCACCATGACCGGGCACAAGCCGGTCAGCTATCCCATCGCCGTGGCCACCGCCGCACGTGACGCGGAGACCGCGAAGCGCTTCGTCGCATTCGTCCTCTCCCCCGAAGGGCAGGCCGTGCTCGCCCGCTACGGATTCGGCAAGCCCTAG
- a CDS encoding TOBE domain-containing protein, translated as MKDVAVSDDEVARARQEADGAPRKQAQVAAADGVAPGHPGLTVAGRHGAATGGALAFEVPDDVRYLTAEQLERLTSSFRAWYGAASNATQRRARGRLWLAFLLFRFGALRLGEVLGIDDEADVDRGHALLHVRGVQPRDVPLPEPVMAEVLRVLDDPMMFSLRGQVLRLDPGYLRRRFYERSGGCGIPRDHLSPRVLRHSRAIELLRGGVPLKVVQQVLGHQSVSLAGNLLRFSEDDARRILRNYLRKESRVRTSARNAFTGRVVSVRRSGFLVEVETLTPSGLRVVSIITEESRHSLDIAPGALVTATVKAPWVMLAPAGTGATGPGQPFMGQTGTDASADQPTVAPPVVAQAATPAACREDESRETPCLAAACQAGADATRGEDAAGMDVVKGGGCSLVRNRYAGVVARVHDGGVAAEVVVDLPEGTTLCALVSGACVRELALAEGVPVTVLFKAFSVILNVV; from the coding sequence ATGAAAGACGTCGCAGTCTCGGATGATGAGGTGGCCCGTGCCCGGCAGGAGGCCGATGGTGCCCCGCGAAAGCAGGCGCAGGTGGCCGCGGCGGATGGCGTAGCGCCCGGACACCCTGGCCTCACCGTTGCAGGGCGGCATGGCGCGGCGACAGGCGGGGCGCTCGCCTTCGAGGTGCCCGATGACGTGCGCTATCTCACTGCGGAGCAACTGGAACGCCTCACGTCATCGTTCCGCGCGTGGTACGGGGCCGCCTCCAACGCAACGCAACGGCGCGCACGAGGCAGACTCTGGCTGGCCTTTCTGCTGTTCCGTTTCGGGGCGTTGCGTCTGGGGGAGGTGCTTGGCATCGACGACGAGGCCGACGTGGACAGGGGGCACGCGCTTCTGCATGTACGGGGCGTCCAGCCGCGAGACGTGCCGCTGCCTGAACCGGTCATGGCAGAGGTGCTGCGGGTGCTCGACGACCCCATGATGTTCTCCCTGCGCGGACAGGTGCTGCGGCTCGACCCCGGCTATCTGCGCCGCAGGTTCTATGAGCGTTCGGGGGGCTGCGGCATCCCCCGCGACCATCTCTCGCCTCGTGTCCTGCGGCATTCGCGAGCCATCGAACTCCTGCGGGGCGGTGTGCCCCTCAAGGTGGTGCAGCAGGTGCTCGGGCACCAGTCGGTGAGCCTTGCAGGCAACCTCCTGCGCTTCTCCGAGGACGACGCACGGCGCATCCTGCGCAACTATCTGCGCAAGGAGTCGCGGGTGAGGACGAGTGCGCGCAACGCCTTCACGGGGCGGGTCGTCTCGGTACGGCGCAGCGGCTTTCTGGTAGAGGTGGAGACGCTCACCCCTTCAGGCTTGCGGGTCGTGTCCATCATCACCGAAGAGAGTCGGCACAGCCTCGACATCGCACCGGGGGCTCTCGTCACGGCCACGGTGAAGGCCCCGTGGGTGATGCTGGCCCCGGCAGGGACGGGGGCGACGGGGCCGGGCCAGCCTTTTATGGGCCAGACCGGCACGGACGCGTCAGCAGACCAGCCGACTGTGGCCCCGCCGGTGGTGGCACAGGCTGCCACTCCCGCAGCGTGCCGCGAAGACGAATCCCGCGAGACACCGTGCCTTGCGGCGGCATGTCAGGCGGGGGCGGATGCCACCCGTGGCGAAGACGCTGCCGGTATGGACGTCGTGAAGGGCGGCGGGTGTTCTCTCGTGCGCAACCGCTATGCCGGAGTGGTGGCGCGGGTGCATGACGGAGGCGTAGCGGCCGAGGTGGTCGTCGACCTGCCCGAGGGGACGACCTTGTGCGCGCTTGTCAGCGGGGCGTGCGTGCGTGAACTCGCCCTCGCCGAGGGTGTGCCCGTGACAGTGCTGTTCAAGGCGTTCTCGGTCATTCTCAACGTGGTATGA
- the modB gene encoding molybdate ABC transporter permease subunit: protein MSDLAPILPSGVSLAAPVMLTLRVAGLATFFSFFAGVGAAWFVARGPFRGRGIIDALCALPLVLPPTVLGYYLILLVGRRGLMGPWLAEAGINLMFSWQGAVVAATVVVFPLIYKAARAALESVDHSLERAARTLGASEWKVFVRVSLPLAWRGIFAGTMLAFARGMGEFGATLMLAGNLPGRTQTLALAIYDAFQSGNDAQATLLVAVTSVLCMSVLLLAERLAHCGRRMWS, encoded by the coding sequence ATGTCAGACCTCGCCCCGATTCTCCCCTCCGGCGTCAGTCTCGCCGCCCCCGTCATGCTCACCCTGCGGGTGGCGGGCCTTGCGACCTTCTTCTCGTTCTTCGCCGGGGTGGGGGCGGCATGGTTCGTGGCCCGCGGCCCTTTCAGGGGACGGGGCATCATCGACGCCCTGTGCGCCCTGCCGCTGGTGCTGCCGCCCACGGTACTCGGCTACTACCTCATCCTGCTGGTGGGACGCCGCGGCCTCATGGGGCCATGGCTTGCGGAGGCGGGCATCAACCTCATGTTCTCGTGGCAGGGGGCCGTGGTCGCCGCCACGGTGGTGGTCTTTCCGCTCATCTACAAGGCGGCGCGCGCCGCCCTCGAATCGGTCGACCATTCGCTTGAGCGTGCCGCACGGACATTGGGGGCGTCCGAGTGGAAGGTCTTCGTGCGGGTGTCGCTGCCCTTGGCATGGCGTGGCATCTTCGCGGGCACCATGCTGGCGTTCGCGCGGGGCATGGGCGAATTCGGCGCGACGCTCATGCTGGCTGGCAACCTGCCGGGCAGGACACAGACCCTCGCCCTTGCCATCTACGACGCCTTCCAGTCGGGCAACGACGCACAGGCCACCCTGCTGGTGGCTGTCACGTCGGTGCTATGCATGAGCGTGCTTCTGCTGGCCGAGAGGCTTGCGCACTGCGGCAGGAGGATGTGGTCATGA
- a CDS encoding DUF169 domain-containing protein translates to MSLSYKEMHQTLMEELRLYHYPVAVKFFFDDEELATFKEKAEFYVPVKPMTFCQWELAARMKGQTVLATREDLGCSNALVSFGWKDIDDNEIKSHMKYVRSIEQAEKFVRSKPRLDMGSVKAIAVGPLGDAIVAPSVVHFYCDNMQSYHLAVDYMAAMDQHPLRTNVTMNSSACGGTVFSFLEKTANMLPACSGSYNAGKTERGEINFMIPGEHIEATVERLLERKRNLGSSAITRPGDGFPGADVCKNCPLIIFKKEK, encoded by the coding sequence ATGTCGCTGAGCTACAAGGAAATGCACCAGACCCTTATGGAAGAACTGCGCCTCTACCATTACCCTGTTGCGGTGAAGTTCTTCTTCGATGATGAAGAACTTGCCACATTCAAGGAAAAGGCCGAGTTCTACGTTCCTGTGAAGCCCATGACCTTCTGCCAGTGGGAACTGGCTGCCCGCATGAAGGGGCAGACCGTGCTGGCGACCCGTGAAGACCTCGGCTGCTCCAACGCGCTCGTGTCCTTCGGCTGGAAGGACATCGACGACAACGAAATCAAGAGCCACATGAAGTACGTGCGCTCCATCGAGCAGGCCGAGAAGTTCGTGCGCTCCAAGCCCCGTCTCGACATGGGCTCGGTGAAGGCCATCGCCGTAGGCCCGCTGGGCGATGCCATCGTCGCTCCTTCGGTGGTGCATTTCTACTGTGACAACATGCAGTCGTACCACCTTGCCGTGGACTACATGGCTGCCATGGACCAGCACCCCCTGCGCACCAACGTGACCATGAACTCCTCCGCATGCGGCGGCACGGTGTTCTCGTTCCTCGAAAAGACCGCCAACATGCTTCCTGCCTGTTCGGGCAGCTACAACGCAGGCAAGACCGAGCGTGGCGAAATCAACTTCATGATCCCCGGTGAGCATATCGAAGCCACTGTGGAACGCCTGCTTGAGCGGAAGCGCAACCTCGGTTCCAGCGCCATCACCCGCCCCGGCGACGGTTTCCCCGGTGCCGATGTGTGCAAGAACTGCCCGCTCATCATCTTCAAGAAGGAAAAGTAG
- a CDS encoding methyl-accepting chemotaxis protein, translated as MFRRMTIGQRIMAGFCVALITLMGFGGMTLLAFSRIDTAAHSVGTIYLPSMTAIGDMQGNLARMRVRQLRYLAAEAPEALAEGERLIESSRKAIQKAMTAYENLPDISTDKERAAWDELTKSYDEYTRLSTKLMSLTRDGMYEAAHTFEKETLRPVYNAVATAADTVQTENAAAASSAMLACTTLVTQERRTGTILIAVAVLLCAAAASVTTRAISRPVRDLTATARAVAAGDYDHKTHNDHLYGGELQDLLQAVRAMVGTIMASMQDATEKSAEAAKEAEAAQHASEAADAARAEAEAQSRKLAQAVADLQTVMERLSSSSEELAAQVEQSSRGAEEQARRVAETATAIEEMNATVLEVARNAEDAAQHANQARKEAEQGADIVNEVVAAMSGTSAKAGELKEDMAGLEQQAMAIGRIMTVISDIADQTNLLALNAAIEAARAGEAGRGFAVVADEVRKLAEKTMHATHEVGAAIKGIQTGTELSIHAADDVVGRIGTLSHKVRASGEALNRIVAAVQAATGEVSGIATASSQQSAASDEIAHSVEDINRISSETAEAMRQSSIAVTELASQAQNLEGLISRMNAREA; from the coding sequence GTGTTCAGACGCATGACCATCGGCCAGCGCATCATGGCGGGATTCTGCGTTGCCCTTATCACCCTCATGGGCTTCGGCGGCATGACCCTTCTCGCCTTTTCGCGCATCGACACCGCCGCACACTCCGTTGGCACCATCTACCTGCCCAGCATGACAGCCATTGGCGACATGCAGGGGAACCTCGCCCGCATGCGCGTCCGACAACTGCGCTATCTCGCGGCGGAAGCCCCGGAGGCACTGGCGGAAGGGGAGAGGCTCATCGAATCGAGTCGCAAGGCCATTCAAAAGGCCATGACCGCCTATGAGAACCTGCCGGACATCAGCACCGACAAGGAGCGTGCGGCATGGGACGAGCTTACGAAGAGTTACGACGAATACACGAGGCTGAGCACGAAGCTCATGAGTCTCACGCGTGATGGCATGTACGAAGCCGCGCACACCTTCGAAAAGGAAACGTTGCGCCCGGTCTACAATGCCGTGGCGACCGCGGCTGACACGGTGCAGACAGAGAATGCAGCCGCCGCCAGCAGTGCGATGCTCGCCTGTACCACCCTTGTGACACAGGAACGCAGAACGGGCACCATCCTGATAGCTGTTGCCGTCCTCCTGTGCGCAGCAGCAGCCAGCGTCACCACCCGCGCCATATCACGCCCGGTACGCGACCTCACGGCCACGGCCCGCGCCGTGGCAGCTGGCGACTACGACCATAAGACCCATAACGACCATCTCTATGGCGGCGAATTGCAAGACCTGCTTCAAGCGGTGCGCGCCATGGTGGGGACCATCATGGCATCCATGCAGGATGCCACGGAAAAATCAGCCGAAGCCGCGAAAGAGGCCGAGGCGGCGCAGCATGCGTCCGAGGCCGCCGACGCGGCACGGGCCGAAGCCGAGGCCCAAAGCCGCAAACTGGCACAGGCTGTGGCAGACTTGCAGACCGTCATGGAGCGGCTTTCCAGTTCTTCGGAAGAACTGGCCGCACAGGTCGAGCAATCAAGCCGCGGTGCAGAGGAACAGGCAAGACGGGTCGCCGAGACCGCCACGGCCATCGAAGAGATGAACGCCACCGTGCTTGAAGTGGCGCGCAACGCCGAAGATGCGGCGCAACATGCCAATCAGGCACGCAAAGAGGCCGAACAAGGCGCAGACATCGTGAACGAGGTCGTGGCGGCCATGTCCGGAACATCCGCAAAGGCGGGTGAACTCAAGGAGGACATGGCGGGCCTCGAACAGCAGGCCATGGCCATCGGGCGCATCATGACCGTCATCTCCGACATCGCCGACCAGACGAACCTGCTGGCACTCAATGCCGCCATCGAAGCTGCCCGCGCAGGCGAGGCGGGGAGGGGCTTTGCCGTCGTCGCCGACGAGGTGCGCAAACTGGCGGAGAAGACCATGCATGCCACCCATGAGGTAGGGGCTGCCATCAAGGGCATTCAGACCGGGACCGAACTGAGCATCCATGCGGCGGACGATGTGGTGGGGCGCATCGGGACGCTTTCCCACAAGGTGCGCGCATCCGGCGAGGCGCTCAACCGCATCGTCGCGGCGGTACAGGCCGCCACGGGAGAGGTCTCGGGCATCGCCACGGCCTCGTCGCAGCAGTCCGCAGCCAGTGACGAGATTGCCCACTCCGTTGAGGACATCAACCGCATTTCGTCCGAGACGGCCGAAGCCATGCGCCAGTCGTCGATTGCAGTGACAGAACTGGCATCGCAGGCACAGAATCTTGAAGGACTCATCTCCCGCATGAACGCACGCGAAGCCTAG
- a CDS encoding FmdE family protein — MLIGPYTHDAFMEEARKFHGYPAPGLIIGGYMVEMARRALPEGILFDAISETGQCLPDAVQMLTPCTIGNGWLRIRNFGLYALSLFDKHTGVGVRVHIDSQKLERFPEIKAWFLKLKPKREQDTERLQQEIREAAFDLLTLRPVTIRPDALGHGGKGGTIVACPLCGEYHPSAFGGICRSCQGESPYEVGPGLSFPGQPELRAVPVEEAVGKHALHDMTRIVPGESKGAEFVAGQELGAGDVCRLQMMGRNRVYVREETGDMQGWVHEDEAARAFGELMPGDGIEPEGPVREGKINFRATRDGVLVVDTRRLEQFNLVPDVMCATRHTHGVVLAGTRVAGTRAIPLYLSTLNLAKATTLLEGGPLFSVAPMRKAKVGVLVTGTEVFRGIIEDKFAPIITQKANQLGCDMAGTVIAPDDAPLITRGVHDLLAAGADLIVTTAGLSVDPDDMTRKGLLDAGLTEMLHGVPVLPGTMTLIGRIGGAQVIGVPACALFFKTTALDLLLPRLLAGLSVTRLDLARMGHGGLCMECRSCSFPKCPFGRG, encoded by the coding sequence ATGCTCATCGGCCCGTACACGCACGACGCCTTCATGGAAGAGGCCCGCAAGTTCCACGGCTATCCCGCACCCGGCCTCATCATCGGCGGCTACATGGTGGAGATGGCGCGACGCGCCCTTCCCGAAGGCATCCTCTTCGACGCCATCAGCGAGACGGGCCAATGCCTGCCCGACGCCGTGCAGATGCTCACGCCCTGCACCATCGGCAACGGCTGGCTGCGCATCCGCAACTTCGGCCTCTACGCCCTCTCCCTTTTCGACAAGCACACCGGTGTGGGCGTGCGAGTGCACATCGACAGCCAGAAACTTGAGCGATTCCCTGAAATCAAGGCATGGTTCCTCAAGCTCAAACCCAAGCGTGAACAGGATACGGAACGCCTGCAGCAGGAGATTCGCGAGGCGGCCTTCGACCTGCTGACCCTGCGCCCCGTCACCATCCGACCCGATGCGCTGGGCCACGGCGGCAAGGGCGGCACCATCGTGGCATGTCCGCTGTGCGGCGAGTACCACCCCTCCGCATTCGGGGGCATCTGTCGTTCGTGTCAGGGTGAGTCGCCCTACGAGGTGGGCCCCGGCCTCTCCTTCCCCGGACAGCCCGAACTCAGGGCCGTGCCCGTCGAAGAGGCCGTGGGCAAGCACGCCCTGCATGACATGACGCGCATCGTGCCCGGAGAGAGCAAAGGGGCCGAGTTCGTGGCAGGACAGGAGCTTGGGGCGGGCGACGTATGCCGCTTGCAGATGATGGGACGCAACCGGGTATACGTCCGCGAAGAGACCGGCGACATGCAAGGGTGGGTGCATGAGGACGAGGCAGCCCGCGCCTTCGGCGAACTCATGCCCGGTGACGGCATCGAACCCGAAGGCCCCGTACGCGAAGGCAAGATCAACTTCCGCGCCACCCGTGACGGTGTGCTCGTGGTGGATACGCGCCGTCTGGAACAGTTCAACCTCGTGCCCGATGTCATGTGCGCCACCCGTCACACGCACGGTGTGGTGCTTGCGGGCACGCGCGTGGCAGGCACACGCGCCATCCCCCTCTATCTCTCCACGCTGAACCTCGCCAAGGCGACCACGTTGCTTGAAGGCGGCCCCCTCTTCAGCGTTGCCCCCATGCGCAAGGCGAAGGTCGGGGTTCTCGTCACGGGTACGGAGGTGTTCAGAGGCATCATCGAAGACAAGTTCGCCCCCATCATCACGCAGAAGGCCAACCAGCTGGGCTGTGACATGGCAGGGACGGTCATCGCACCCGACGACGCACCCCTCATCACGCGTGGCGTGCATGACCTTCTGGCAGCAGGCGCCGACCTCATCGTCACCACGGCGGGACTTTCCGTCGACCCCGACGACATGACACGCAAGGGCCTTCTCGACGCCGGACTGACCGAGATGCTGCATGGCGTACCCGTGCTGCCCGGCACCATGACCCTCATCGGGCGCATCGGCGGGGCGCAGGTCATCGGCGTACCGGCGTGCGCCCTCTTCTTCAAGACCACGGCCCTCGACCTGCTGCTGCCGCGGCTTCTCGCCGGGCTTTCCGTGACCCGTCTCGACCTTGCGCGGATGGGACATGGTGGGCTGTGCATGGAATGCCGTTCATGCAGCTTCCCCAAGTGTCCCTTCGGCCGGGGTTAA
- a CDS encoding ATP-binding cassette domain-containing protein gives MIEVRISRKLAGCGRPFTLRADFTSNARRVVLFGHSGSGKTLTLHCVAGLARPDEGVITIDGRTLFNAQADGSPRVDIPPRRRNVGYMFQDYALFPHLTVRRNVGFGMERGPWRLGREGRQRVDELLNFFEIGHVADRYPADISGGQRQRVALARALATSPSVLLLDEPFSALDPLLRRRMRDEFGSLLERCGVPALIITHDPDDVDAFAQTLVVYAEGRTLPPLDFATARSGMPSTVEMLEGLLLEGAVIPR, from the coding sequence ATGATCGAGGTGCGCATTTCCAGAAAACTGGCGGGGTGCGGGCGTCCGTTCACGCTGCGGGCCGACTTCACCTCGAACGCGCGCCGGGTGGTGCTCTTCGGGCATTCCGGTTCGGGCAAGACGCTGACATTGCATTGCGTGGCGGGCCTCGCGCGGCCCGATGAGGGCGTCATCACCATCGACGGCAGAACGCTCTTCAACGCACAGGCCGACGGAAGTCCCCGCGTGGACATCCCGCCCCGCCGCCGCAATGTCGGTTACATGTTCCAGGACTACGCCCTGTTCCCGCATCTGACGGTACGTCGCAACGTGGGGTTCGGCATGGAACGCGGCCCATGGAGGCTGGGGCGTGAGGGACGCCAGCGGGTGGATGAACTTCTGAACTTCTTCGAAATCGGACACGTGGCAGACAGGTACCCGGCCGACATCTCCGGGGGGCAACGGCAGCGCGTGGCACTGGCAAGGGCCTTGGCCACATCCCCCTCGGTGCTGCTGCTGGACGAGCCCTTCTCGGCACTCGACCCGCTGCTGCGCCGCCGCATGCGTGATGAATTCGGGTCACTGCTCGAACGGTGCGGCGTGCCCGCCCTCATCATCACCCACGACCCCGACGATGTGGACGCCTTCGCCCAGACACTGGTCGTCTATGCCGAAGGGCGCACCCTGCCGCCGCTGGACTTCGCCACCGCGCGAAGCGGAATGCCCTCCACGGTGGAGATGCTGGAGGGGCTTCTGCTGGAGGGCGCGGTCATACCACGTTGA
- a CDS encoding radical SAM/SPASM domain-containing protein: protein MARYYMPAEGDSYLKKVWTWATTGKRFRPSFPRTIEFQTLSTCNAKCIFCPHKHSPKDIPHGRMDDALFRKIVDECARHFVGRVSPYLTNEPLMDKRMPEMLRYIHDKMPFFTKSKINTNAALLTEETGEALIRAGLTHLWISVNGYSPETYRTSMDLDLDRTLTNIDTFLATKRRLGAKNPKVIVTTVETNIVKPELDYARKYWKERDIVFKVHAMDNRAGADSLTFKASKPKLKRNCDLFLKQAYIVENGDMIICCHDWKQTVKVGNVAETSIKEVWNSRYFTDLIRDYVRGDYSRLGICAKCSS from the coding sequence ATGGCACGGTATTATATGCCCGCAGAGGGCGACAGCTACCTCAAGAAGGTATGGACGTGGGCGACCACAGGCAAACGCTTTCGCCCGTCATTCCCACGGACGATCGAGTTCCAGACCCTTTCGACCTGCAATGCGAAGTGCATCTTCTGCCCCCACAAGCATAGCCCGAAGGACATCCCGCACGGCAGGATGGACGACGCCCTCTTCCGCAAGATCGTCGACGAATGTGCCCGCCACTTCGTCGGTCGCGTCAGCCCCTACCTGACCAACGAACCCCTCATGGACAAGCGGATGCCCGAGATGCTGCGCTACATCCATGACAAGATGCCCTTCTTCACCAAGAGCAAGATCAACACCAACGCCGCCCTGCTCACCGAAGAGACGGGCGAGGCGCTCATCAGGGCGGGACTCACCCATCTGTGGATCAGTGTGAACGGCTATTCGCCTGAAACCTACCGCACCAGCATGGACCTCGACCTCGACCGCACACTGACCAACATCGATACGTTTCTCGCCACCAAGCGCAGACTGGGGGCGAAGAACCCCAAGGTCATCGTCACCACGGTGGAGACGAACATCGTCAAACCCGAGCTCGACTACGCCCGCAAGTACTGGAAGGAGCGCGACATCGTCTTCAAGGTGCACGCCATGGACAACCGCGCCGGGGCGGACTCGCTGACCTTCAAGGCATCGAAGCCGAAGCTCAAACGCAACTGCGACCTCTTCCTCAAGCAGGCGTACATCGTGGAGAACGGCGACATGATCATCTGCTGCCACGACTGGAAGCAGACGGTGAAGGTGGGCAACGTGGCCGAGACATCCATCAAGGAAGTCTGGAACTCCCGCTACTTCACCGACCTCATCCGCGACTACGTACGGGGCGACTATTCACGTCTTGGCATCTGCGCCAAGTGTTCGTCCTGA
- a CDS encoding glycerophosphodiester phosphodiesterase → MTPNPFFSSSGQRPLVIAHRGARAHAPENTLAAARLAHNHGADLWELDVCRTRDGVLVVMHDDTCARTTDARLHPALAGRAPWPVHELTLDELRGLDAGSWFVEGDPFGRIALGEVGPGMCRAYKGEPVPTLAEALALTRSLRWRVNVEIKDLAGTPGDATVVDEVLSLVDDHAMAASVLLSSFRHDYMREAHRKRPHIPTALLIESIGDNAPLALCHEAGAVALHPRSTLMDDHALGACIAAGLHVNVWTVNSLREVARLTRMGVSGIITDIPGECLAALRAQRLRTDTPLRPFPPAP, encoded by the coding sequence ATGACGCCGAACCCGTTCTTCTCATCTTCCGGGCAACGCCCGCTGGTCATCGCCCACCGTGGTGCACGGGCGCACGCCCCCGAGAACACCCTTGCGGCGGCCCGCCTCGCCCACAACCACGGTGCCGACCTGTGGGAACTCGATGTCTGCCGCACACGCGACGGGGTTCTGGTCGTCATGCACGACGACACCTGCGCCCGCACCACCGACGCAAGACTCCACCCGGCCCTTGCCGGACGCGCCCCATGGCCCGTGCATGAACTCACCCTGGATGAGTTACGAGGCCTTGATGCCGGGTCGTGGTTCGTGGAAGGCGACCCCTTCGGTCGGATAGCCCTCGGTGAAGTGGGCCCCGGCATGTGCCGCGCGTACAAGGGTGAACCTGTCCCCACGCTGGCTGAAGCACTGGCGTTGACGCGTTCCCTGCGCTGGCGGGTGAACGTCGAAATCAAGGACCTTGCGGGCACACCCGGTGATGCGACGGTCGTGGACGAAGTGCTCTCACTGGTGGATGACCACGCCATGGCGGCATCGGTCCTGCTCTCCTCCTTCCGGCACGACTACATGCGGGAAGCCCATCGCAAGAGGCCGCACATCCCCACGGCACTTCTCATCGAATCCATCGGCGACAACGCGCCTCTCGCCCTGTGCCACGAGGCCGGGGCCGTGGCCCTGCACCCCCGCAGCACCCTCATGGATGACCACGCGCTTGGTGCCTGCATCGCCGCCGGACTTCACGTCAACGTGTGGACGGTGAACAGCCTGCGCGAGGTGGCGCGCCTCACCCGCATGGGCGTATCCGGCATCATCACCGACATCCCGGGCGAATGCCTCGCAGCCTTGCGGGCCCAGCGCCTGCGCACCGACACGCCCTTGCGTCCGTTCCCGCCCGCCCCGTAG